The Paenibacillus mucilaginosus 3016 genome includes the window GATGAGGGTCTCCGGCCGCTGGCGAATCTCCTGGGCCACCCGACCGAGGAGGCTGCGGATCTCGCCGAAGCGTCCGTCCACGAGCAGCTCCCGCACCGTCTTCTGCAGCGACGGATCGGGATGATACTGTTCCTGCAGCGAGAAGCCGGTGGCCTGGTCGCGGTGGACGGCGGCCGAAGCCGGCCCCCGGTAGAAGGTCTCCTGCAGCCGTGCAACGGCCGACGCGTAGGAAGCGGGCAGCTCTTCGAGGCCTGGGGAGATCCGTCCTCCGCCAATGGCGAAGCGGCCTCCGGTGTGTTCTCCAAGCGCGCCGGCCAGCGCCTTGCATACGCCGTACAGCGTGTTCTCGTCCAGCGGGCGGTCGCCCGGCGCGAAGAGCAGCAGGACCGTGTGCAGCTCGTCCTTCTGTCCGAGCAGGAAGGTCAGTCCGCAGGCTCCGGCCGCTTCCTGTGCCAAGGCTTCCAGCTCCGCAGGGGAGGGAGGAGGCGGGAGGATCTTGAGCATGACGGCTGCGCAGGAGGGCTGCTCCGGCAGCACGAGTCCCGCCAGCTGCAGCCGGCCCCGAAGCTGCTCCTCGTCGCGGGCGCCCCGGATCAGCTGGAGGCAGATCTCCTGGCGGAGATAGGCGGAGCTCGCGTGGAGGCTTTCCTTCGTCAAGGCTTCATGCTCCATGTGCCGCCTCTCCTGCTGGCACAGCTGAACCGCTCCCTGCAGCGCCTCTTCGAGCTCGTCCATGTCGATCGGCTTCTCGACATAGGAGATCGCTTTGAGGGAGATCGCGGCCTTCAAGTATTCTTTCTCGGCATAGCCGCTCATGAATATGATCTTGCAGCCCGGGTACCTGCGGCGCACCTGGAACGCCAGGTCGACGCCGTCCATACGGGGCATCTTGATATCGGTCAGGACGATATCCGGTTCGAACGATTCGAGCAGGGACAGCGCTTCCAGTCCGTCCACGGCAGTGACGACCTCGGTGATGCCGAAGGACTCCCAATCGACCGACCGCCGGATGCCTTCCCTTGTCATTTTCTCATCATCAGCCAGAAGCAGCTTCAGCATCTCTTTCTTCCCCTCGGATCCGTTTTTCTTTGCTGTACCCTTAAGAGTAACTCAGACCGCTGACCTTTGCACGCCCTTTTCTTTCCACCCTGCAAAATGCACAGGAAATCGATATTTTGTCGGGGGGGGGGGAGGGACCCTCCCACACGAAAAACACCGTCTCCGCCCCTTCGGCGCAAGACGGTGTTCTCGTATGCTGCTTAGTTCAGGAAGCCATCGAGGGCGACCGTCGGTCTGCCGTTGGTTCCCCAGGCTCCTTTGTTATAACCGCCGTTGTAGCCCGGCGATGCCTCCGGCTCCCAGTAGAAGACGCCGAGGCCTTTGCCGTTCGCAATGCCGCGCACCTTGTTCTTGATGTCGGCGATGAAGCTCTTGGCTGCGGACGCCTGGGTATAATCCATGCCGACCTCGGAGACGATGACTTCTTTGCCGTAGGTGGCGATCATGTCGTTCAGGTTGGCCAGCGTCTGCGTATTCTTCGTGGACCAGTCGGTGCTGGTCGGATACAGCGATACGGCGATGACGTCGAAGTTCGCCCCGTTGCTGATCAGGCCGCCGATGTTCCAGCGGAATACGGCGTTATCGTACCCGTTCGCCAGGTGAACGACCGTCTTGGTCGTGCTGCTCACGGATTTGACCGCGTTATGTCCGGTGTTGACCAGCCAGGCGTAGTTCTTCATGGAGACCGATGCCTTGCCGTCCTCCCAGAGCATGCCGTTGTTCGTCTCGTTGCCTACCTGCACCCACTCCGGCGTAACGCCATAGCTCTTCATCTTGTTCATGACGGACACGGTATGAGCCCAGACGTTGTCCATCAGCCCCTGGAAGGTCAGGGTTTTCCAGGCCGCCGGCTTGTTCTGCTGGCCCGGGTCCGCCCACGAATCGCTGTAGTGCAGGGTGAGCATGACGCGCAGGCCGAGATCCTTGGCGCGCTTGGCCAGCTTGGCCGCATTATCGGCATTCATGTAACCGTTACCGTAATCGCTCATGTTCGGATTCACCCATACGCGGATGCGCACGGAGTCCATCTGGTAGTCCTCTTTGAGAATGCGGAGGATGTCGCGCTGAACGCCGTTCTTGTCATACCAGACCTTGCCCTGGGCTTCCATCCCGGGGACCCAGGAGATATCCGCGCCCTTGGCGAAGGCGGCCGCCGCTTCCGCCTGTGGCAGTGAAGAAGCTTGAGGGACGGCCGCCGCCAGCAGGCAGAAGGTCAGCAGCAGGGCGAAGACGGCAGTCATTTTTTTGCGGAGATTGATGAGTGTGTACATGTGTGGACACCTGGCCTTTCGTTGTTGTGTTATTAAGCGCTTTCATCTCTCTGATGCCTTGCTTTCCTGTCAATGATCACCTCCTGTTCCTTCCACGATCTTACCAACTCTGCAGAGGAGTGCGTACCGTACGAAATAAGAATATCCTGTAATTTTTGTCGATGGGAATGCCCTTTCATGAGGTTCTTCCTGAAATAAAAAGACACTCCCCCCAGCGGCGGAGAGCCGACCGCTCCCGTAGGGTTCAGAGCAAACGTCTTCACATCGCTGCCCGAGGCATTATACGCTTTGACAATCGGGGAGCTGTATTTGGATGACGGATTGAATATCTGTCTCAACTATCTCGATACAATCTGGGAAAAACGGTTTTCTCATCTCGGAAAGCCGTACTGCCCTAGGTGAAGCACGTCGGAAAGCCGTATGCGGGAAAACCGCACGTACGGTTTGATGAGGATGGGGGAATCCCGGCCCTTAACTCTACTTACCGGGGGGGACAGGAAAAGGGAGCTGCAAGATCAGTCTCAGGAATGGTTATCCCTTCATATATTGCATCGCTCTCCAAAAAAGAGCATTTTTTTATTCGTTTAAATCAATGAATTTATGAGTTTAAATGCGTTTGTATAAATGCAATTGATTCAATATGATTGACTTAAAGTCTGTTGTATAAAAAAGGAAGGAGTGTTAAGGGTGGCAGTAACCAACCGGTTGTCAGTCTGCATGTAAATGAAGTTAAGTTCAGTACCCGGTGGATGAGGTATCATCTTTTAACTTAATCTGACAGACCATACAGAGGAGGAAAAAGCAATGAGCGATATTCAGAGCATGGTTGATCGCTTCAAGATCGATGCGCTGCGCGGAGAGTTCACTGACACGGTGATGATGCGCGACCCCGACCGCCTTGCGTCGCTGTTCACGGAGGACGGCGTGTGGCGGATTCCCCCAGTCGTCGAATTCGTTGGCCGGGAACAGATTCGCGCCGGGAGCAAGCGGCTGCAGAGTCAGTGGGACTATTTCGTGCAAACCACGCACCCGGGCACGATCCAGCTCCAGGGCGATACCGCAGTCGGCCGTGCCTACATCTCAGAGCTCGCGCGCCTGCGCGAGGGCAGGAGCGGACTGAACTACGCCGTGTACCATGACCGCTACCAGCGCACAGAGGACGGCTGGAAGTTCTCCGAGCGCGTTTACGAAATCAGATACCTTGACACCACACCGCTTCCGGGAGCGGCGCAGATCGACAAAGAGCTGCTCAAAGAAAACATGAATATGGAATAGCTGATAGGAAAAGCAATCGTATCGGAGGCAGTAGCGCAGGCTTGATGGCTGCTCGCGTATTGGCGGATATTAGTTAATTAAGGAACAACGGAACGGAGCCACGCGGATTTGCGGGCTCCGTTTTCTAATGAATTATGGAATATCACAGTTCTTCATCGCTGCTGGCGGGTCTGCAAGGAATCCACACCGGTTGGACTCTGACAATGATGGCTGCGCCTGCGAGGGACCGGGTCTGGAGTTCATGCTTCCTGACGGAGCGTGAGACAACAGCTGGGGTCCAGAAGCTTTAAGTGGACGTATTGGGGGAGCCGTACCTCTGATGGCTGCCAAGCCTTGCTGGCAGACCGTGATCCGCGGTTTGCGGGAGCGGCTCTTCGCAGCCGATCAGCGCCGCACAGCCGGCATCATCCGTAATTGGGAGGGTTCTCTGAATGAAGTTATCGGCACATGCAGGCGTCCGTTGCCCAGCTGCGGTGTTCGGCGGACCGTCGAATCAAAACGGCCACCACCCAATCAAAACGATATAAAACCAATCGTTGTTGTATGGTTGTTTCCAAGAATCCCCTTTATCATAAAGAAACGAGGGGGATGCTTATGTACGCAAAGGCTTACAAGTACCGCTGGCAGTATCTCATGATTTTACCGGGCGTGGTCCTGCTGTTTCTCTTCCATTACGTACCGATGGCGGGGATTCAGGTCGCGTTCCGGGACTTTCAGATCGGCAGTTCCATCTGGAGCAGCCCCTGGGTGGGCATGGACAATTTTGCGTTCCTGGGGGAAGAGCAGTTCTGGACGGTGGTCCGCAATACGCTGTACATTTCGGTGCTGAAATTCTTCTTCGGATTTCCCGCGCCCATCCTGCTGGCACTTATGATCAACGAGGTCACTCACTCAGCCTTCCGGCGTTTCGTCCAGTCGGTGAGCTACCTGCCGCACTTCTTCTCCTGGATCGTCGTGGCCTACATCCTGCAGGCCTTCCTGACATTGGACGGAGGCCTGGTGAACCAGGCGGTCACCGCGGCAGGCGCGGAGCCGATCTTCTTCCTGGGCTCCACGGAGTGGTTCCGTCCGGTGGTGATCGCGAGCGGCCTGTGGAAGGAGACCGGCTGGAACACCATCCTCTACCTGGCGGCCATTACGACCATCGACCCGCAGCTCTATGAAGCGGCGAAGGTGGAGGGGGCCGGCAAGCTGGCGCAGATCCGCCATATTACGCTGCCGGGCATCATGCCTACGATCTCCATCGTGCTGATCCTCAGCATCCCGAGCCTCATCACCGTCGGCATGGATCAGATCTATCCCTTGATGAACTCGGCCAATATGGAAGTCGCGGACGTTCTGGATACCTATGTTCTCCGCAGCGGGCTGCAGCAGGGCTATTTCGGCATGGCGACCGCGGTCGGCCTGCTCTCCTCGGTGATCAGCCTGGTGCTGGTCGTCACGACCAACCAGCTGTCCAGAAGAATGAACGGCGAAGGGCTGTGGTGACAAGCATATGAGACCGAATGCAGCCGAAACCGTCATCCAATCGCTGATCGTCGCTCTGCTGTCCCTGATGTGCCTGTCCGTGCTCTATCCGTTCCTGTACATGCTGGCGATCTCCCTCAACGAGGGGGCGGATGCCGCCAAGGGAGGCGTGTACCTGCTGCCGCGCGCTTTCACTCTCCTGAATTATGAGATCGTGCTGGGTAATGAGGTCATCCGCCATGCGTATCTCATTACGATCGCCAGGACCGCAGCGGGCACCGTATCCGGTCTGTTCGTCACGCTACTTGTGGCTTTCGGGCTGTCCTACAGGGGGCTGCCGCTCCGGGGAGTGATCCTCAGCTATATCCTGATCACCATGCTGTTCAACGGAGGACTGGTTCCGTACTACATTCAGCTGAACAACCTGGGGCTCCTCAACACGTTCTGGGTCTACATTCTGCCGGGCATGTTCTCGGTCTGGAATATGTTCGTCATGCTGAAGTTCATTCAAGGCATTCCCGAAGCGCTGATCGAATCGGCGGAGATGGACGGGGCCGGGCCGGTGCGCGTGCTCCTGCAAATCATCATTCCGCTCTCGAAGCCGATGCTCGCCGCCCTGGGACTCTTTACGGCGGTCGGCCACTGGAACGACTGGTTCACCGGCGCCTTCTTCGTGACCGACCAGTCGCTGATTCCCGTCCAGACCTTCCTGCAGCAGCTGCTCGCGGCTTCGGATATCTCTGCCGTCCTCGGCTCGAATACGAACCAGGAGGCGCTGGCCCGCAGCTCCCAGATGCAGAATATTACGCTGATGTCGATCAAGATGGCGGTTGTAATGGTGAGTGCGCTGCCGATCCTGTGCGTGTATCCGTTCCTCCAGAAATATTTTGTGAAGGGCGTGCTCGTCGGGTCGGTGAAGGGGTAGGACAGTGTTCAGCCCATGATGTGAAATACGGCAGTATCCATATACCAAAACAGGCAGAGACAGGGAGGAACGGAGATGCGTTTCAAGACGACAGGCAAACAGTGGGGAGCCTTGACGCTGGCCGCCATGCTGGCGGTATCCGCAGGATGTTCGGGTGCGGGAGAGAGCGGGAGCGGGAACAGCAATCCGTCGGCCGATACGGGCAAAGGAGCCTCGGAGGCTCCGGCGGGCGGCAGTACGAGCGCGTTCGAGCTGTGGCTGGGCTGGTCGGCGACGATCAACAACAACAGCCTGATCCAGAAGTATTGGAAGGAGAAGGAGCCGGGCGTCGAGGTGAAGCTCGAAGCGACGCAGGGGGATGCGACGACTGCGCTCAACCTGCGGATCAATACGGGCGGCTTCAAGGACGCGGCCATCTTCAGCCGCAGCGAGACGGTCAAGAGTGCGATGGACCGCTCCAAACTGCTTATGCCTCTCGAGCAGTACTTCACCATGCCGGAGAAGTACCCGGGCCTCGCCTCCATCCCGAAGAAGTATCTGGACCGGATGAAGGATAAGGACGGACATATCTGGTCCATTCCGACGTGGTTTGATCAGAATCCGGACGATCCGTGGCCGGGCTGGTCTTCGGTGGGTTGGACGGTCCGCTCGGATCTGCTCGAGCAGACCGGCATGAAGGCGGAGGATCTGGCCACGCTCGAAGGCGTCGAGGCGTTCCTGAAGAAAGCGGCCGGACTCAAGGATGCGTCGGGCAAGCCGATTCTTCCCCTTTCGTTCCTGATGGACCCGAACAGCACGCTCGGCTGGAGCGACGAGAACGCCGTGATGAGCGCCTTCGGCGTGACGACCGGCGGGGCGGGAATCGAGAAGAAGGGCGGCGAGTTCGTTTTCGCCTACGATGATCCGAATTATAAGGCCGCCTATCATTGGCTGAACCGGATGTACCGCGAGAAGCTGATCGACCCCGAGGTCGTGACGAACAAGAAAGAACAGTACCAGGAGAAGAATAAAGCCGGCCGGATCGCGATGAATGTGGGAAGCTTCTGGAATATCCCTGCGTCCGCCTGGGAGACGCTCGACGGTCCTACAGAGCCCGGGTGGTACTATCAAGTGATTCCCTTCCCCAAAGTGCCGGGCGTTGAGAAGATCGGTTCGAATCAGGTCGTGAACCCGTACCCGGGCTACGATGTCTATATCAACAAGAACACCAAGAATCTGGAGGCGATCCTGACATTCTTCGATTACACCCTGCAGCCGAAGCCGGAGCAGCAGCATGTCATCAACGAGGGGCCTCCCGGTCTGTATTGGAATTGGACGGATGGGCCGCTCGGCAAGTGGAAGTTCACGGACGAGGCCTACAAGAAGGACCGCAACGCGGGGGACGTGGCCCAGAAGGCCAAGGTGACGCCCGAGCTCTACATGACTTCCTCCTTCAGCAGCAAGTGGTACCCTTGGTGGAATACGGCGGAGGCGGAGAAGAAAGGGGCGGCCAAGACCGTGCAGTTCACGGAAGCGATTGCGAAGATGGGCGGCGTGCGCAATGCGCATTCGCACGACCTGGTTCAGACGAAGCAGGGCGGTGTCATGGAGAAGTATGCGCCGGAGCTGGAGAATATCCGCAAGGAGTACCGGGGCAAGCTGCTGATGGCCAAGGACGATGCCCAGTTCGAAGCGGCCTGGCAGGCGTTCCGGGATGCGCTGGAGAAGCGCGGCCACTGGAGCGAGGTGAAGCAGGAGTGGCGGGAATCCTATCAGGCGGATATCCAGGCGAACGGTGAGTTCTAGTATAATGAAGGAGCAGCCCCTTACATAGGGGGTGCTCCGTTTGATGTTCGCGGGAAGGTCCGCCAGTAACGGGAACGGGAGGAAGCAGATGCTTAGACAGCATATCGAGAAAACCATCATCCGCCTGACCCGCCCCATGAACCTCAAGGGCAAATTCGTTCTTCTCTACGGCCTTATTGTCTTCCTGCCAACGGCCCTGCTGGCAGTCGGAGCCGGGTATCTGGCGCTTCACCACACGAGGGCCAACTATATGCTCACGATCGAGGAAGCGGTCCGCCAAAGCGCCAGAAGCATCGAATTCAAGAAGCAGAGCTATGATCTGCTTGCGGTCCGGACGGCCACCGACGGCGAGCTGATCTCCAGGCTCTCCCGCGATTATGCGGACATGTTCGAGCAGGTGGAGACCGTCGAATACGTGGACCGCTCCTTCCAGTATACGGCCAAATACCTGCCGGGCATCGAGGACTTCCGGATCTATCACGCGAACGCCTCGCTGGTTCAGGACGGCGGGCTGCTGTGGAAGCCGGAAGGCCGCATGCTGTCCGGCCAGAAGGAGAAGCTCTGGTTCGACCGGACGCTGGCTTCTCCGGAGGCCATGAGCTGGACCAACGCGCAGGGCGACAGGTCGAAGCTTGTGGTCACGCAGAAAATCTTTGCCGGCTCCGGCGATCCCTACGGAGTCGTCTACATGCTGCTCGACTATAACGCGGTCTTCGCGGAACCGTTCCGGCACCCCTTCGGCGGAGCGGGCGAGCTGTACATCGTAGACAGCGGCGGGCATATTATCGCCTCCTCGGAGCCGGGCGAGATCGGGGAGCCCCTCGCCGGTTCCGCCCTGCAGCCCTACTGGGACCGGCAGAATCAGGAGGCTTCGCGGGGAACGGGCAAGCTGCTGGTCACCAGCCGGCTCGCTTCCGGCTGGACCGTCGCCGCCCTGGTCCACCTGGACCGGATGGAAGAGCAGTCGAGACGCATCTTCCTCGCGGTGGGCATCGGAATCGCTTTCTTCCTGCTGCTGTCCACCTTCCTGATCCTGACCGTGCTGCGCAACATCGTCTGGCGCATCCGCAAGCTGGGGATGCGGATGACGGATATCTCGGACGGGGTGTTCGAGGTGACCGTAAGCAGCAGGGACCGCGACGAGCTTGGCGAGCTCGAGATCCTGTTCAATCAGATGTCCGGCCGTCTGGGCCGGCTGGTGGAAGAGAGCACGCAGGCCGGCCTGAAGGAACGCGAGCAGTCGTTCAAGGCGCTGCAGGCCCAGATCAACCCCCATTTTATCTACAATTCGCTCAGTCTGGTCCGCTGGCGGGCCATGGATCTGAAGGATGAGATGCAAGTTCGCATCATTGATGCCATGACGACCTTCTACCGTCTCGCCCTGAATAACCGGGACAACATTACGCTGTTTCGGGAGGAGCTCGAGCACCTTAAGGCGTATATCGAGATCCAGCAGCTGCGGTATCCGAATCGGGTTACGGTGGAGTGGCGGGTGGAGCCCGGGGTGCTGGACCTCTTCACGATCAAAATGCTGCTGCAGCCGGTTGTGGAGAACTGCTATCTGCACGGCAGCATCATGAGAGCAAAGGACGCCCTCCTGCGGATCACCATATATCAATCGCAGGATAGCGTACATATAGAGATCTACGATAACGGCAAGGGAATCCGCAAGGAGGTATTGGAACGCATTCAAGCATGCGCCTACGGGGGAACCGGCAACGGATTCGGCATGAACAATATCCGGGAGCGGCTGGGGCTGTATTTCGGTTCGAAGGCCCGGTTCGCCATAGACAGCGTCGAAGGCGAGTGGACGGCCGTATCCATAGATATCCCGGTTTGCAGGGAGCGTCCTGAGCTGATTCGTGGGGGTGGAGGATGATTCGCGTATTGATTGTGGATGACGAACCGCTGCATATCGAAGGACTCGTCCGGCATATCGATTGGGAGAAGCTGGGCTATGCGCCTCCCCTTACGGCGGAGTCGGGCGAGGAAGCGCTGGCCATACTGGGTGAAGCGCAGGTGGATGTGCTGGTTACGGACGTGTCGATGCCGGAGATGACGGGCATCGAGCTGCTCGCCAGGTGCCGGTCCGACTACCCGCATCTGGGATCGATCCAGACGCTGATGATCAGCGGGTATGATGAATTTGAATTCGTGCAGGAAGCGATTCATCTCGGGGTCAAGGCGTACGTGCTCAAACCCATCAAGACGGAGGAGATGGAGGAGAAGCTGGCGGCCTTCCGGACGGCCATCGAGAGGAAGCAGCAGATCGAACGGGAGACGGAGGCCCTGAAGGAAAAGGTGACCGGGAGCCTCGAGGTCCTGCACGACCGCTTCGTAGGGGACCTGATCGAGGGACGACTCCAGAACGGGGACATGGCCGGTTCGTGGAGCCGCCTTCTGGAGCTGCCGGCGGAGCCGTGGCTGTTCCGCCTGTTTCTGTTCGGCTACGACCGGCTCCATGATTGGCCGCAGCAGGATGCCCGGCAGCGCATTCTGCTCAGCGAGGGGCTGATGCGGGCGGTGCGGGTGGGCCTGTCCGGCCTCCCGGGGACCTATATCGGAAGAACGGGGGCCGACGAGGCGGTGGTGATCCACCTGAACGCTTCGCCGGCGGACCGGGCCCGCATCGAGAAGCAGCTGTCGTTCGTTCAGGAGGTCATCCGGGAGCAGTATGCCGCTTCCCTCACCATCGGGGTGAGCCGGGAATGCAGCAGGTGGGAGGAGGCTCCGCTCCTCCTGAAGGAAGTGAAACATATGGTGAATGGGGCCAGAGGTGCCGGCGGCGGGCTCATTCATTACTTCGACCGGCTGGAAGCGACGGATTACCATGAGTTTCAGCTGCGGGAGGAGAATATCCCCGAGATGCTCCGGCTCTTGGAGAAGGGGGAGGGCGATCAGGCGGTCCTCACCTTCAACCATGCCTTCGACCTGCTGCTGATGAAGAGCCCCGTATCCTTTTCCTACGTTCAGGCCTTCGGGATGGGGCTGCTCAGCGAGCTGGCGCGGAAGTTCAAACGGCCCAAGGAAGACGACGGCGAGATCAACATCCGGATGTGGCAGAGGCTGATCGACTGTACGGGCACCGCGGAGATTCGGGAAGTGCTGCTGGATGAATTGTCGCGGTATGCCCGGATGCAGCAGAAGGAACGGGCGGCGCAGCAGCACCATCTGATCCATAACATCACCCGATACCTGGAAGATCACCTGCTCGATCAGGTGACCGTCAAGCAGCTGGGGGAGCAGTTCCAGCTCAATCCGAGCTACCTCAGCGTGCTCTTCAAGAAGGAGACCGGCAGGACCATCTCCGACTTTGTGCAGGAGCTGCGTATGAACCGGGCCAAGGCGCTGCTGCGCGATCCGCATATGAAGGTGTATGAGGTCGCGGAGCAGGTAGGGTATCAGACCACCGCGTATTTTGCCTATTTGTTCAAAAAAACCACCGGGTTCACGCCGCAGGAGTTCAGGGACTATCATTATGAAGAATAAACTCGAGGCGGCAGGAGGACATCCGTGCTAAACTCACCTTATGTAGTCATACAGAAAAAGGAGAGAAGCCTCCATGATCTATGTCGTCCGGCACGGGCAGACCGATTGGAACAAAGAAGGAAGGCTGCAGGGCAGGAGAGGACTGCCGCTGAACGAGACCGGCATCCGGCAGGCCGAGGAGGTCAGGGACCGGCTGCGGGAGATCCGCTTCGATGCGGTCTTCTCCTCCCCGCAGGAGAGGGCGGTTCAAACCGCGGAGATCGCAGGGGGCAAGCGGGCGATCGTGGATCCCCGGCTGGATGTCTTCGATCTCGGGGAAGCGGACGGCCTGCGCAGGGAGGAAGTCCGCTTGGCGGGTGCTGTTCCCGACCCCGGGTTATATGCGGGGGTGGAAGAGATCCGCAGCTTCATCGGGCGGGTATTCGCCTTCATGCGGGAGCTGGAGTCGCAGGTTGACGTAAGAGAGGCGAACGTTCTGCTGTCGGGGCACCGCTGTACGACGGGGGCTATCGGTGCGTATTACGAAGGCATCCCGGAGGATGGCAATATCCTGAGGTACTCCTCGGGGAACGGGAAATTCAAGGTGTATCCTGTACGGTAACAAGGATGAAGGGGACGCCGATCCGGCATCCCCTCAGTCTACTAGGCTTGTCAAGATTGCCGTTTCAGTCCTTTAATCACAAATATCACTAAATTGGAATCATCCACCGGATCCTCCATCATGGACGGGTCCATTTTTCGTTAATGATAGAGTGATTCTTTAGGCCGTTCGCACGGTAAGAAACAATGCGCTTATTTCACTTTTCATGTCTCCGATGAACAAGAGTTTCATAAAATACGCTTTAGTATTTTTTCGTACCCATATATAGTATGGTTTCCATAAAGGCCCATTAACTTTTTGCATAACTTTACATAAGGGAGGCAGCACAAATGACTGCATTTACATTTCTCAAACAAACCACATGTGTTGTACTAGGCGTCTTTTTATTATCGGGTACTTCTGTATTGGCTGCTTCAGAGAAATCTGTTCCAGAGCAGCTGGCCTCTATGGTAGCGCAGATTCAGGAACTAAGTAAGAAGATAGATCTATTCGAACACACGCTTGTTAAAAAATCGGACTTTGAAGCATTAAAGCAAACGGTTGCCGCACAACAAAAAGCAATAGATGAATTGCGAAACAACAATCATCCTACCCCTCCATCTCAAGCGCCTGTTGTTAAATTTAAATTAAAGGTCACGGACAATGTTTGGGAACTAACGCCCCTGCCTAATATCAGAGTAATAGTAAATGATGCGACCGGCACCAAGAGATATACCGCTATATCCGGTGCAGATGGCAAAGTTGCTTTTGATCTTCCTCCCGGGCAATACTGGTATACCTATGAAGTCCTTGATGCGAATGGCGAGGTTATAGAGACTACTGCTGTCCGCAATATGCTTGAAGGAAACGTATACGTGGATCAAGCTGCCATGCTGGAATGGAACAATATGGAGAAACTTCTTTCAGTACCTATGATTTTTTACACCGATCCGCAATATGTAAAGCAAGATTAGTTAGTAGGCCGCTTTATCCGGGGTGGTCACTGGTCATCAAAATGAAGTCGTTTGGGGGATTGGCATGAATGATAAAAGGGTTGTACGAAGCCCATAGGCCCCATATTATTGGCAAATCATCCACATGCTCATGCGGCTATTTATTTTCATGACCCCAATGGAAATTCACTTGAATTCATAGGCCCTGTCGAGCTTGATTCATCTCAAGAAACTCAATCGATGATCTAGAAGCATGGGAAGAAAGGAGAAGAAAGTAATCTAGTTCGGTCCATTCTGGGGACAAGAACATATATGTCCTCAGAAAATGGACCGTCCGCGTCCAAAACTTGGGACAGATCTGGCTGCAGGTGACCTGGCACCAGTCCAATAACCCCACACCGGAGCCGATCAAGTACTCCGGTTGGCGGGGTTATTGAAGTGCCGGAGGTTTAATCCAGAAGTTAGCGGTGGAAGTGTGGGAGAGGTTAGCCCAGCTGAATCTGGCCCCTGGGTCAAGCTCAGACTGCAAGCCCCTCGAGAAATTCCCTCACGGCGCGGCAGTAACCGCCCAGATCATCCGTATGGACGCCATGCCCCGTATCGAATACGGCCAGCCGGGCGCCGGGGCGGCGGGACACCATCCGCTCGGCTTGGGCCTCGTCCATGACAAAGCTGTGCCTGCCGTGGATCAGCAGGATGGGGCAGGCGGAGGAGAGCCAGTCGTCCCACCACTCTCCGTTGCAGTTCTCCTGGGAGATGCGCATGCCTGGCAGATCGCAGCGCAGGCCCCAGCCCCGCTCGTCTTCGAAGGAGCCTTCGATGAAATAATCGATGCTCTTCAGGCCGGCCTGCTTCAGCGCCTCGCGGAGTTCCCTCAAGGAGCCGGTGCGCTCGGGCAGCTTCCCGGCGAAGCTCAGGTCAGCCTGAATCTCGGCACCGATATCTTCGACGATCACGGCCTTCACCAGCTCGGGATAGCGTGCCGCAAACTGATACGCATTGAGTCCGCCTAGGGAATGGCCGAGCAGGGTAACCGGCCGGCCGCCCAGCACGGTGCGGATGAAGGCGAGAATGTCGCCGATATAGCTCTCC containing:
- a CDS encoding nuclear transport factor 2 family protein; the encoded protein is MSDIQSMVDRFKIDALRGEFTDTVMMRDPDRLASLFTEDGVWRIPPVVEFVGREQIRAGSKRLQSQWDYFVQTTHPGTIQLQGDTAVGRAYISELARLREGRSGLNYAVYHDRYQRTEDGWKFSERVYEIRYLDTTPLPGAAQIDKELLKENMNME
- a CDS encoding ABC transporter permease — encoded protein: MYAKAYKYRWQYLMILPGVVLLFLFHYVPMAGIQVAFRDFQIGSSIWSSPWVGMDNFAFLGEEQFWTVVRNTLYISVLKFFFGFPAPILLALMINEVTHSAFRRFVQSVSYLPHFFSWIVVAYILQAFLTLDGGLVNQAVTAAGAEPIFFLGSTEWFRPVVIASGLWKETGWNTILYLAAITTIDPQLYEAAKVEGAGKLAQIRHITLPGIMPTISIVLILSIPSLITVGMDQIYPLMNSANMEVADVLDTYVLRSGLQQGYFGMATAVGLLSSVISLVLVVTTNQLSRRMNGEGLW
- a CDS encoding response regulator; this translates as MLKLLLADDEKMTREGIRRSVDWESFGITEVVTAVDGLEALSLLESFEPDIVLTDIKMPRMDGVDLAFQVRRRYPGCKIIFMSGYAEKEYLKAAISLKAISYVEKPIDMDELEEALQGAVQLCQQERRHMEHEALTKESLHASSAYLRQEICLQLIRGARDEEQLRGRLQLAGLVLPEQPSCAAVMLKILPPPPSPAELEALAQEAAGACGLTFLLGQKDELHTVLLLFAPGDRPLDENTLYGVCKALAGALGEHTGGRFAIGGGRISPGLEELPASYASAVARLQETFYRGPASAAVHRDQATGFSLQEQYHPDPSLQKTVRELLVDGRFGEIRSLLGRVAQEIRQRPETLINSVKEIYYRLLLELEGFAGERGISLFHSTGPDDLPWELVFHCHFFEDVQQALLGKLGQLEQALKERGGGSTAARIIRYIHHHYADENVTVQGISEHMQMTASHLIAVFKEATGTTVKQYLMEYRIERAKELLKTDSYKIFDVALQVGYRDGEYFAKIFRKLTGMTPSEYRERSRV
- a CDS encoding carbohydrate ABC transporter permease, whose translation is MRPNAAETVIQSLIVALLSLMCLSVLYPFLYMLAISLNEGADAAKGGVYLLPRAFTLLNYEIVLGNEVIRHAYLITIARTAAGTVSGLFVTLLVAFGLSYRGLPLRGVILSYILITMLFNGGLVPYYIQLNNLGLLNTFWVYILPGMFSVWNMFVMLKFIQGIPEALIESAEMDGAGPVRVLLQIIIPLSKPMLAALGLFTAVGHWNDWFTGAFFVTDQSLIPVQTFLQQLLAASDISAVLGSNTNQEALARSSQMQNITLMSIKMAVVMVSALPILCVYPFLQKYFVKGVLVGSVKG
- a CDS encoding glycoside hydrolase family 53 protein, producing the protein MYTLINLRKKMTAVFALLLTFCLLAAAVPQASSLPQAEAAAAFAKGADISWVPGMEAQGKVWYDKNGVQRDILRILKEDYQMDSVRIRVWVNPNMSDYGNGYMNADNAAKLAKRAKDLGLRVMLTLHYSDSWADPGQQNKPAAWKTLTFQGLMDNVWAHTVSVMNKMKSYGVTPEWVQVGNETNNGMLWEDGKASVSMKNYAWLVNTGHNAVKSVSSTTKTVVHLANGYDNAVFRWNIGGLISNGANFDVIAVSLYPTSTDWSTKNTQTLANLNDMIATYGKEVIVSEVGMDYTQASAAKSFIADIKNKVRGIANGKGLGVFYWEPEASPGYNGGYNKGAWGTNGRPTVALDGFLN